In one window of Henckelia pumila isolate YLH828 chromosome 1, ASM3356847v2, whole genome shotgun sequence DNA:
- the LOC140889420 gene encoding E3 ubiquitin-protein ligase RHF2A-like isoform X4: MDEFKEAESRITSAAAFVEGGIQDACDDACSICLEAFCDSDPSTVTSCKHDFHLQCILEWCQRSSNCPMCWQSISLKDPVSQELLDAVEQERNIRLMPSRNITIFRHPTLGDFELQHLPMGVNDPDLEEHIIQHLAAAAAMGRTQRIGRTSRVPGGSETEPAASMLTNSSVPLTAVGDEGHVYVSSSVQSNVISASSSGPVTPVVHTGISSDRRSFMTRSSLPTQDRAGPSEFQSFSESWKSRLNAISMKYKESISKNTRGWKEKLFSKGSRMADIVSEVRGEPNPGIATVTRLMEHLETRNNNRASCALLSNDPRNPSVFPRSSPDNRNAPNITPTPPNAETSAAIATGSTSI, translated from the exons ATGGATGAGTTCAAAGAGGCAGAGAGTCGCATAACATCAGCTGCAGCTTTTGTGGAAGGGGGGATTCAGGATGCTTGTGATGATGCTTGTAGCATATGCCTTGAGGCCTTTTGTGATAGTGATCCTTCTACG GTAACGAGCTGCAAGCATGATTTCCACCTTCAGTGCATTCTTGAATG GTGTCAAAGAAGCTCCAACTGTCCAATGTGCTGGCAATCCATCAGTTTGAAGGATCCTGTCAG TCAAGAATTGCTGGATGCGGTGGAGCAAGAGAGAAATATAAGGCTAATGCCATCAAGGAATATAACAATATTTCGTCATCCTACGCTTGGGGATTTTGAGTTGCAGCAT TTGCCAATGGGAGTGAATGATCCTGATCTTGAAGAACACATTATTCAACATTTGGCAGCTGCTGCTGCAATGGGGAGGACTCAGCGCATTGGTCGAA CTTCCCGAGTTCCTGGTGGATCAGAAACAGAGCCAGCTGCATCAATGCTAACCAATTCTTCAGTTCCTCTTACAGCTGTAGGAGATGAAGGCCACGTATATGTGTCTTCTTCTGTACAAAGCAATGTGATTTCAGCTTCATCATCAGGTCCTGTTACCCCAGTTGTCCACACTGGAATATCTAGCGATCGAAG AAGCTTTATGACTCGGTCTTCTTTGCCAACTCAAGACAGAGCAGGGCCCTCAGAATTCCAGTCTTTCTCTGAGTCCTGGAAATCTAGACTTAATGCAATTTCAATGAA ATATAAGGAGTCCATTTCAAAAAATACAAGAGGATGGAAGGAGAAACTGTTTTCAAAAGGTTCTCGAATGGCAGATATTGTCTCTGAAGTTAGGGGAGAGCCGAACCCTGGAATTGCTACTGTAACGCGCTTGATGGAACACCTTGAGACAAGAAATAACAATAGAGCTAGTTGTGCCTTGCTATCAAACGACCCCAGGAATCCTTCAGTCTTCCCACGAAGCAGCCCTGATAACCGAAACGCACCCAACATAACACCAACACCACCAAATGCCGAAACTTCTGCTGCAATTGCCACTGGTTCAACGTCCATTTGA
- the LOC140889420 gene encoding E3 ubiquitin-protein ligase RHF2A-like isoform X3, with protein MDEFKEAESRITSAAAFVEGGIQDACDDACSICLEAFCDSDPSTVTSCKHDFHLQCILEWCQRSSNCPMCWQSISLKDPVSQELLDAVEQERNIRLMPSRNITIFRHPTLGDFELQHLPMGVNDPDLEEHIIQHLAAAAAMGRTQRIGRSEDYRNLSSVHAHPQFMVFSTHPNASSTAVGDEGHVYVSSSVQSNVISASSSGPVTPVVHTGISSDRRSFMTRSSLPTQDRAGPSEFQSFSESWKSRLNAISMKYKESISKNTRGWKEKLFSKGSRMADIVSEVRGEPNPGIATVTRLMEHLETRNNNRASCALLSNDPRNPSVFPRSSPDNRNAPNITPTPPNAETSAAIATGSTSI; from the exons ATGGATGAGTTCAAAGAGGCAGAGAGTCGCATAACATCAGCTGCAGCTTTTGTGGAAGGGGGGATTCAGGATGCTTGTGATGATGCTTGTAGCATATGCCTTGAGGCCTTTTGTGATAGTGATCCTTCTACG GTAACGAGCTGCAAGCATGATTTCCACCTTCAGTGCATTCTTGAATG GTGTCAAAGAAGCTCCAACTGTCCAATGTGCTGGCAATCCATCAGTTTGAAGGATCCTGTCAG TCAAGAATTGCTGGATGCGGTGGAGCAAGAGAGAAATATAAGGCTAATGCCATCAAGGAATATAACAATATTTCGTCATCCTACGCTTGGGGATTTTGAGTTGCAGCAT TTGCCAATGGGAGTGAATGATCCTGATCTTGAAGAACACATTATTCAACATTTGGCAGCTGCTGCTGCAATGGGGAGGACTCAGCGCATTGGTCGAAGTGAGGACTACAGAAATCTTTCATCTGTTCATGCTCATCCACAGTTCATGGTCTTCTCTACTCATCCCAATGCATCATCCACTG CTGTAGGAGATGAAGGCCACGTATATGTGTCTTCTTCTGTACAAAGCAATGTGATTTCAGCTTCATCATCAGGTCCTGTTACCCCAGTTGTCCACACTGGAATATCTAGCGATCGAAG AAGCTTTATGACTCGGTCTTCTTTGCCAACTCAAGACAGAGCAGGGCCCTCAGAATTCCAGTCTTTCTCTGAGTCCTGGAAATCTAGACTTAATGCAATTTCAATGAA ATATAAGGAGTCCATTTCAAAAAATACAAGAGGATGGAAGGAGAAACTGTTTTCAAAAGGTTCTCGAATGGCAGATATTGTCTCTGAAGTTAGGGGAGAGCCGAACCCTGGAATTGCTACTGTAACGCGCTTGATGGAACACCTTGAGACAAGAAATAACAATAGAGCTAGTTGTGCCTTGCTATCAAACGACCCCAGGAATCCTTCAGTCTTCCCACGAAGCAGCCCTGATAACCGAAACGCACCCAACATAACACCAACACCACCAAATGCCGAAACTTCTGCTGCAATTGCCACTGGTTCAACGTCCATTTGA
- the LOC140889420 gene encoding E3 ubiquitin-protein ligase RHF2A-like isoform X2, translating to MDEFKEAESRITSAAAFVEGGIQDACDDACSICLEAFCDSDPSTVTSCKHDFHLQCILEWCQRSSNCPMCWQSISLKDPVSQELLDAVEQERNIRLMPSRNITIFRHPTLGDFELQHLPMGVNDPDLEEHIIQHLAAAAAMGRTQRIGRSEDYRNLSSVHAHPQFMVFSTHPNASSTGNVSASRVPGGSETEPAASMLTNSSVPLTAVGDEGHVYVSSSVQSNVISASSSGPVTPVVHTGISSDRSFMTRSSLPTQDRAGPSEFQSFSESWKSRLNAISMKYKESISKNTRGWKEKLFSKGSRMADIVSEVRGEPNPGIATVTRLMEHLETRNNNRASCALLSNDPRNPSVFPRSSPDNRNAPNITPTPPNAETSAAIATGSTSI from the exons ATGGATGAGTTCAAAGAGGCAGAGAGTCGCATAACATCAGCTGCAGCTTTTGTGGAAGGGGGGATTCAGGATGCTTGTGATGATGCTTGTAGCATATGCCTTGAGGCCTTTTGTGATAGTGATCCTTCTACG GTAACGAGCTGCAAGCATGATTTCCACCTTCAGTGCATTCTTGAATG GTGTCAAAGAAGCTCCAACTGTCCAATGTGCTGGCAATCCATCAGTTTGAAGGATCCTGTCAG TCAAGAATTGCTGGATGCGGTGGAGCAAGAGAGAAATATAAGGCTAATGCCATCAAGGAATATAACAATATTTCGTCATCCTACGCTTGGGGATTTTGAGTTGCAGCAT TTGCCAATGGGAGTGAATGATCCTGATCTTGAAGAACACATTATTCAACATTTGGCAGCTGCTGCTGCAATGGGGAGGACTCAGCGCATTGGTCGAAGTGAGGACTACAGAAATCTTTCATCTGTTCATGCTCATCCACAGTTCATGGTCTTCTCTACTCATCCCAATGCATCATCCACTGGCAATGTTTCAGCTTCCCGAGTTCCTGGTGGATCAGAAACAGAGCCAGCTGCATCAATGCTAACCAATTCTTCAGTTCCTCTTACAGCTGTAGGAGATGAAGGCCACGTATATGTGTCTTCTTCTGTACAAAGCAATGTGATTTCAGCTTCATCATCAGGTCCTGTTACCCCAGTTGTCCACACTGGAATATCTAGCGATCGAAG CTTTATGACTCGGTCTTCTTTGCCAACTCAAGACAGAGCAGGGCCCTCAGAATTCCAGTCTTTCTCTGAGTCCTGGAAATCTAGACTTAATGCAATTTCAATGAA ATATAAGGAGTCCATTTCAAAAAATACAAGAGGATGGAAGGAGAAACTGTTTTCAAAAGGTTCTCGAATGGCAGATATTGTCTCTGAAGTTAGGGGAGAGCCGAACCCTGGAATTGCTACTGTAACGCGCTTGATGGAACACCTTGAGACAAGAAATAACAATAGAGCTAGTTGTGCCTTGCTATCAAACGACCCCAGGAATCCTTCAGTCTTCCCACGAAGCAGCCCTGATAACCGAAACGCACCCAACATAACACCAACACCACCAAATGCCGAAACTTCTGCTGCAATTGCCACTGGTTCAACGTCCATTTGA
- the LOC140889416 gene encoding fasciclin-like arabinogalactan protein 17, producing the protein MDSQIYGVRNLLFLAIFTFLTAIASALPGNLSAKTSAGSNSAAQINSNSVLVALLDSRYTELSELVEKAMLLQTLEEAVSKHNITIFAPRNEALERDLDPDFKRFLLEPGNLKSLQNLILFHMIPRRVESRHWPGEAKTKPTVHTSLCRDAGDEKIQVMEKSGMKLVGMAKVIKEDDIIRPDGIIHGIEKLLVPKSVQQDYNNRRSLRATSAVLPEGAPEVDPRTHRLKKPAPPVSVGAPPLLPIFDALAPGPSLAPAPAPGPGGPHHHFDGESQVKDFIQTLLHYGGYNEMADILVNLTSLASEMGRLVSEGYVLTVLAPNDEAMAKLTTDQLSEPGAPEQIMYYHLIPEYQTEESMYNAVRRFGKVKYDTLRLPHKVAAEEADGSVKFGQGEGSAYLFDPDIYTDGRISVQGIDGVLFPPEETTKLVPRTGSVSKLVTKPRRGKLMEIACTMLGAFGGDSHLSSCL; encoded by the exons ATGGATTCTCAGATCTATGGGGTCCGTAATCTGCTTTTCCTAGCCATTTTCACTTTCCTCACCGCCATAGCTTCTGCATTGCCGGGAAATTTGTCGGCAAAAACCTCCGCCGGCTCAAACTCTGCCGCCCAGATCAACTCCAACTCAGTTCTTGTAGCCCTTTTGGATTCTCGCTACACTGAGCTCTCAGAGCTGGTGGAAAAGGCCATGTTGCTTCAGACTCTTGAAGAAGCTGTGTCCAAGCATAATATCACCATATTTGCTCCAAGAAACGAGGCTCTGGAGAGGGATTTGGACCCGGATTTCAAGCGCTTCTTGCTGGAGCCTGGGAATCTGAAATCCCTTCAGAATTTGATTCTTTTCCATATGATTCCGCGCCGGGTTGAGTCCAGACATTGGCCGGGGGAGGCTAAAACAAAACCCACTGTTCATACCAGTCTTTGCCGCGATGCAGGGGATGAGAAAATCCAGGTGATGGAGAAAAGTGGGATGAAGCTCGTGGGCATGGCGAAGGTTATCAAAGAAGACGATATAATTCGGCCCGATGGAATAATTCACGGCATTGAGAAACTCTTGGTTCCTAAATCCGTCCAACAAGACTACAATAACCGACGGAGTTTGCGGGCCACCTCCGCCGTGCTGCCTGAGGGTGCGCCCGAAGTTGACCCAAGAACACACAGACTAAAGAAACCAGCACCGCCGGTTTCCGTCGGTGCGCCGCCGCTTCTGCCCATTTTCGACGCCTTGGCCCCCGGGCCGTCACTTGCGCCGGCTCCCGCTCCGGGACCCGGCGGGCCACACCACCACTTCGACGGAGAATCTCAGGTGAAGGATTTTATCCAGACTCTCCTGCATTACGGTGGATACAACGAAATGGCTGATATTCTGGTGAATCTCACCTCGTTAGCTTCCGAAATGGGAAGATTGGTGTCGGAAGGCTACGTGCTGACAGTTTTGGCACCGAACGATGAAGCCATGGCCAAGCTGACCACGGATCAGCTGAGCGAACCCGGAGCCCCGGAGCAAATCATGTACTATCATCTGATTCCTGAGTATCAAACCGAGGAAAGCATGTACAATGCGGTGAGGAGATTTGGGAAGGTGAAATATGATACTTTGCGGCTGCCGCATAAGGTGGCGGCGGAGGAGGCTGATGGGTCGGTGAAATTCGGGCAAGGAGAAGGATCCGCATATCTGTTCGACCCGGATATATACACAGATGGGAGGATTTCGGTTCAGGGTATCGATGGGGTTTTGTTCCCGCCGGAGGAAACAACGAAGCTTGTCCCTAGAACTGGTTCTGTTTCTAAGCTTGTTACTAAGCCTAGGAGAG GGAAGTTGATGGAAATTGCATGTACAATGCTTGGGGCATTTGGAGGGGATTCTCATCTTTCAAGCTGTCTATAA
- the LOC140866994 gene encoding protein FAR1-RELATED SEQUENCE 5-like, producing the protein MVMADQRHLLRSSCNISYAQKSTLEAMVSAGISVASAVSYMENEAQGPQNLGFVRKDAYDHLNRIKKHTKVEDGDAAALLHYFINKSNTESNFYWNVQLDDDNRVMNFFFRDHRCLIDYEYFGDVLSVDTTYQTNRYNLICAPFIGINHHKQNVMFGLAFLSDETENTFEWLFGTFLCFYEWETA; encoded by the coding sequence ATGGTTATGGCTGATCAAAGACATTTGTTGAGATCATCATGCAACATTTCGTATGCTCAAAAGTCCACCTTAGAAGCAATGGTAAGTGCTGGGATTTCTGTAGCTAGTGCAGTTTCATATATGGAAAACGAAGCACAAGGACCACAGAATTTGGGATTTGTTCGAAAAGATGCATATGATCACCTCAATCGTATAAAGAAACATACGAAAGTTGAGGATGGGGATGCTGCTGCATTGCTTCACTATTTTATAAACAAGTCCAACACTGAGTCTAATTTTTATTGGAATGTTCAATTAGATGATGACAATCGAGTGATGAATTTTTTCTTTAGAGATCACAGATGCTTGATTGATTACGAATATTTTGGAGATGTTCTATCGGTCGATACTACTTATCAGACTAATAGATACAACTTGATATGTGCCCCTTTTATTGGAATAAATCATCACAAGCAAAATGTCATGTTTGGTTTGGCATTCTTGTCAGATGAGACTGAGAATACATTTGAATGGTTGTTTGGAACATTTCTTTGCTTCTATGAGTGGGAAACAGCCTGA
- the LOC140889420 gene encoding E3 ubiquitin-protein ligase RHF2A-like isoform X1, with translation MDEFKEAESRITSAAAFVEGGIQDACDDACSICLEAFCDSDPSTVTSCKHDFHLQCILEWCQRSSNCPMCWQSISLKDPVSQELLDAVEQERNIRLMPSRNITIFRHPTLGDFELQHLPMGVNDPDLEEHIIQHLAAAAAMGRTQRIGRSEDYRNLSSVHAHPQFMVFSTHPNASSTGNVSASRVPGGSETEPAASMLTNSSVPLTAVGDEGHVYVSSSVQSNVISASSSGPVTPVVHTGISSDRRSFMTRSSLPTQDRAGPSEFQSFSESWKSRLNAISMKYKESISKNTRGWKEKLFSKGSRMADIVSEVRGEPNPGIATVTRLMEHLETRNNNRASCALLSNDPRNPSVFPRSSPDNRNAPNITPTPPNAETSAAIATGSTSI, from the exons ATGGATGAGTTCAAAGAGGCAGAGAGTCGCATAACATCAGCTGCAGCTTTTGTGGAAGGGGGGATTCAGGATGCTTGTGATGATGCTTGTAGCATATGCCTTGAGGCCTTTTGTGATAGTGATCCTTCTACG GTAACGAGCTGCAAGCATGATTTCCACCTTCAGTGCATTCTTGAATG GTGTCAAAGAAGCTCCAACTGTCCAATGTGCTGGCAATCCATCAGTTTGAAGGATCCTGTCAG TCAAGAATTGCTGGATGCGGTGGAGCAAGAGAGAAATATAAGGCTAATGCCATCAAGGAATATAACAATATTTCGTCATCCTACGCTTGGGGATTTTGAGTTGCAGCAT TTGCCAATGGGAGTGAATGATCCTGATCTTGAAGAACACATTATTCAACATTTGGCAGCTGCTGCTGCAATGGGGAGGACTCAGCGCATTGGTCGAAGTGAGGACTACAGAAATCTTTCATCTGTTCATGCTCATCCACAGTTCATGGTCTTCTCTACTCATCCCAATGCATCATCCACTGGCAATGTTTCAGCTTCCCGAGTTCCTGGTGGATCAGAAACAGAGCCAGCTGCATCAATGCTAACCAATTCTTCAGTTCCTCTTACAGCTGTAGGAGATGAAGGCCACGTATATGTGTCTTCTTCTGTACAAAGCAATGTGATTTCAGCTTCATCATCAGGTCCTGTTACCCCAGTTGTCCACACTGGAATATCTAGCGATCGAAG AAGCTTTATGACTCGGTCTTCTTTGCCAACTCAAGACAGAGCAGGGCCCTCAGAATTCCAGTCTTTCTCTGAGTCCTGGAAATCTAGACTTAATGCAATTTCAATGAA ATATAAGGAGTCCATTTCAAAAAATACAAGAGGATGGAAGGAGAAACTGTTTTCAAAAGGTTCTCGAATGGCAGATATTGTCTCTGAAGTTAGGGGAGAGCCGAACCCTGGAATTGCTACTGTAACGCGCTTGATGGAACACCTTGAGACAAGAAATAACAATAGAGCTAGTTGTGCCTTGCTATCAAACGACCCCAGGAATCCTTCAGTCTTCCCACGAAGCAGCCCTGATAACCGAAACGCACCCAACATAACACCAACACCACCAAATGCCGAAACTTCTGCTGCAATTGCCACTGGTTCAACGTCCATTTGA
- the LOC140889410 gene encoding myosin-binding protein 7-like, which produces MSTKSSPSTPSTSLVKCCDSGCSCSVMNRSLSGTYLRTVKRKYDEFEEDSEFEIPGLIVPRNARVEIGNECVALREMVSSQQVTIQNLISELEEERNASSSAANEAMSMILRLQREKAEIQMEAKQFKRYAEEKMAHDQQETLALEDLLYKREQTIQSLTCEVQAYKHRMMSYGLTEHEAAGEKGMSRNNSLTENLEGQFEFPPYGIYPPLKCNSQDCVNGDDEATDIEKYAFGETPRNQDFKDLERRICQLEKSPQTDEPNGEYSGSKSLLEKVVVGQSPRHLKKFSTDSSNSLAATCEEKGPDFATDSPKFGCSFKKSELSHLKEISNLRKVDNASEVGDDFSDRVYTIDSVNQGALPNGVMDLKATVAFHDEEMTTEMESLNHLPVKDIEIQKLYARLHALETDRESMRQTIMSMGTDKARLVLLKEIAQTWCQDMSPAKSIPTRKPSAVESFSFMSVFKWITTTFVFWRRKSHRCRYMFGLSANNVGLLMLLDRRPRVGQWRRISISHM; this is translated from the exons ATGTCGACCAAGAGTTCGCCTTCCACGCCGTCTACCAGCCTCGTCAAATGCTGTGACTCTGGATGTAGCTGTTCGGTGATGAACAGGTCTCTTTCAGGGACGTATCTCCGGACTGTGAAACGTAAATATGATGAATTCGAGGAAGATAGTGAGTTCGAGATCCCAGGGCTCATCGTACCACGAAATGCTCGTGTGGAGATAGGAAATGAATGTGTGGCTCTGCGTGAAATGGTCAGCAGCCAGCAGGTAACCATCCAGAACCTCATCTCTGAGTTGGAGGAGGAGAGAAATGCCTCGTCTTCAGCTGCCAATGAGGCCATGTCTATGATTCTGAGGTTGCAGAGGGAGAAGGCAGAGATTCAGATGGAGGCTAAGCAGTTTAAGCGGTACGCAGAAGAGAAAATGGCCCATGATCAGCAGGAGACATTAGCACTGGAGGATTTGTTGTATAAGAGGGAGCAGACCATTCAGTCACTCACATGTGAGGTGCAGGCCTATAAACATAGGATGATGAGTTACGGTCTCACAGAGCATGAGGCCGCTGGAGAGAAAGGTATGAGCCGAAATAATAGCTTGACTGAGAATCTTGAAGGGCAGTTTGAGTTTCCTCCTTATGGGATTTATCCTCCTCTAAAATGCAATTCACAGGATTGTGTGAATGGTGATGATGAAGCCACGGACATTGAGAAATATGCCTTTGGGGAAACTCCAAGAAATCAGGATTTTAAGGATTTGGAGCGCCGAATATGTCAATTGGAGAAAAGTCCTCAGACCGATGAGCCCAATGGGGAATATAGTGGCTCAAAAAGTTTGCTTGAGAAGGTAGTAGTTGGTCAGTCTCCTAGGCATCTCAAGAAGTTCTCAACTGACAGCTCAAATTCACTTGCGGCGACGTGTGAAGAAAAAGGTCCGGATTTTGCCACAGATTCTCCGAAGTTTGGTTGCAGTTTTAAGAAGTCGGAACTTTCCCATTTAAAGGAGATTTCCAATTTGAGGAAGGTGGATAATGCATCAGAAGTTGGTGATGATTTCAGCGACAGGGTTTACACAATTGATTCTGTTAATCAGGGGGCTTTACCGAATGGTGTCATGGATTTAAAGGCTACTGTTGCATTTCATGACGAGGAGATGACGACAGAAATGGAGTCGCTAAATCATCTTCCTGTTAAAGATATAGAGATCCAGAAGTTGTATGCAAGGCTTCATGCTCTCGAGACTGATAGAGAATCAATGAGGCAGACAATTATGTCTATGGGCACGGATAAAGCACGACTAGTGTTGttgaaggagatagctcagacCTGGTGCCAAGATATGTCACCAGCAAAGAGCATTCCCACGAGGAAACCATCAGCAGTTGAGAGTTTTTCGTTCATGTCAGTATTTAAG TGGATCACAACTACTTTTGTCTTTTGGAGGAGAAAATCACACAGATGCAG ATACATGTTCGGATTATCCGCCAACAATGTGGGCTTGTTAATGCTGTTAGACAGAAGACCTCGCGTGGGACAATGGAGACGTATATCCATTTCACACATGTGA
- the LOC140876408 gene encoding putative RING-H2 finger protein ATL71 has product MNDTDTAAAAAAGFQNSYNIGGFGYGIAISIGILLVITTMTVASYCCNRITSTTDSSRPRNRQPAAPPFEDRVVEVVIDEATLSSYPKMLFSEAKIKHKDSTAACCSICLADYKNSDVLRVLPDCRHLFHLKCVDPWLRSHPTCPVCRTSPIPSPLAEVVPLAARPIG; this is encoded by the coding sequence ATGAATGACACGGACACGGCCGCCGCGGCCGCCGCCGGTTTCCAGAACTCCTACAACATCGGTGGCTTCGGTTACGGCATCGCTATTTCCATCGGAATCCTCCTCGTCATCACGACCATGACCGTGGCCTCGTATTGCTGCAACAGAATCACATCGACCACCGACTCATCACGGCCGCGGAATCGTCAGCCGGCAGCGCCGCCGTTCGAAGACCGTGTGGTGGAAGTGGTGATCGACGAAGCAACATTATCAAGCTACCCGAAGATGCTCTTTTCTGAAGCAAAGATTAAGCACAAGGATTCCACGGCGGCGTGCTGCTCCATATGTTTAGCGGATTACAAGAACAGCGACGTTCTCAGGGTTCTGCCGGACTGCCGCCACCTCTTCCATCTCAAGTGCGTCGATCCCTGGCTGCGCAGCCACCCCACCTGCCCAGTCTGTCGTACTTCGCCGATTCCGTCGCCGTTGGCGGAGGTGGTTCCCCTCGCAGCCAGACCCATCGGATGA